The Acidiferrobacter thiooxydans sequence AGGCATTTGGGTCTTCCACAATCTCGGCCGACCCGTTCACCCGCGCCCGTGATCGTTTCTGGAAGTCCACGAAGAGCATACCGACATGGGGATTGACTAGAATATTGCCTAGCGAGTTGTAGAGATTGTTGCCGCTGTAATCCGGGAACACCACGATCTTAGGGTTCAGCACCTTGAGTAAAGGCGTGGGTGTACCAACGATGGTATATTCGCGCCCCCGGAAACTGCAATCGCAGGCGCCGTACTGGTTGGCCGATGCCAGGAAGAAGAATGGCTGGCTTTCGAGGAACTCGATCCACGAGGGTCGGATATGGTCCTGAATCATCTGGACCATGGCCGCGAGCTGGGCATCATTCTCCGCCGTTCGCCCCCCACAGAAACGCCTTTGCGCTTCCAATTCGCCGTCATGGAGGATGTTGCCGGTATCCTTGGTCTTCATTCTCAGTCTCCCGTCGGTTTGGCGGTGGGTCGTCGCTTCAACCGTCATCCGTAGAGTGGCGGACATAGATTGGTGACCCCTGCCTCATCGATGTTTGTCCTGCGTGCAGGGGAATATCGCGGTAGCCTATGAGCGCCATCACTGAGGCGATGGCGAGGACGATGGCACCCAGGATCAACGACGCCCGTAAACTGAATTCATCGGCAACACGACCCGCTATCATCGGCCCGACGGCCTGCCCGACCGAGAACACGACGGTAAATAGCGTGATGCCTTTGGCCCATTGTGGAGCGGGCATCGCCCGATGAACCAAAATGGCGACTGCCGAAGGTGCTATGAACATACCTAGGCCGAATAACCCCGTGGAGATCAGGATGCTGGGTGCAGAGGCAAGGAAGACAGGCA is a genomic window containing:
- a CDS encoding pyridoxamine 5'-phosphate oxidase family protein, with the translated sequence MKTKDTGNILHDGELEAQRRFCGGRTAENDAQLAAMVQMIQDHIRPSWIEFLESQPFFFLASANQYGACDCSFRGREYTIVGTPTPLLKVLNPKIVVFPDYSGNNLYNSLGNILVNPHVGMLFVDFQKRSRARVNGSAEIVEDPNAYSHIWPRALRYVRVTVEQAYPNCKARIPIMMPAPLTDVFFDE